A window of the Cucurbita pepo subsp. pepo cultivar mu-cu-16 chromosome LG01, ASM280686v2, whole genome shotgun sequence genome harbors these coding sequences:
- the LOC111808501 gene encoding AP3-complex subunit beta-A-like isoform X5, producing MFTQFGSTSDTLSKASTMVSRIGTDAHLYDDPVDVNIGPLLDSRFDSEKCEALKRLLALIAQGCDVSNFFPQVVKNVASQTLEVKKLVYLYLLHYAEKRPNEALLSINCFQKDLVDTNPLVRAWAMRTMAGIRLHDIAPLALVAARKCARDPSVYVRKCAANALPKLHDLRLEENATAIKEIILILLGDSSPGVIGAAAAAFASICPNDLTLIGRNYRRLCEVLPDVEEWGQIILIGVILRYVVASIGLVRESIMHSLQSVGNSGSEKNGFANNFTSANEESEMNGFNDTALTNMISRCYTEGPDEYLSRLSYSNEVFPKLDDGHFVSSKENDDIRILLECTSPLLWSNNSAVVLAAASVHWIMAPRENIKRIVKPLVFLLRSCDATKYVVLCNIQVFAKAMPSLFAPHYEDFFICSSDSYQVKALKLEILSSIATGSFILPILDEFQDYIRNPNRRFAADTVAAIGLCAGRLPKIAKMCLDRLLSLIKQETSTCDNGAMDGEAAVLIQAIASIKLIVKEDPASHEKVIIQLIRGLDSVKIPSARAMIIWMVGEYSTLGDIIPRMLVIVAKYLARSFISEALETKLQILNTMVKVLLRAKEEDMRTCKVILGYMLEVGQCDLNYDIRDRASFIQKLLSSHLDMEVPEESRSKPRDRSWELADRIFGGQLKAKQPEPINYRFYLPGSLSQIVFHAAPGYEPLPKPCTLDEAASTSRDGALESDSYETDNTESSSGSLDEDSASGYNSQHSFSGSSGRDESNGANHPQENDGADPLIELSDHANSHNIQNGASPSGSSELDELMSKNALESWLNEQPNLATVSTSEKAEVRSSSARISIGDLGKHVTRKSYQLLDSAKGDGLKVEYSFSSQTSNISPLHVCIEASFKNCSTESMTEIMLTHEESDEVVDSKDKVRVGSESFHGKNYIFGT from the exons ATGTTCACTCAATTTGGATCAACCTCCGACACGCTGAGCAAGGCTTCCACCATGGTGTCTCGGATCGGCACAGACGCCCACCTCTACGACGATCCTGTGGACGTGAACATTGGTCCCTTGCTCGACAGCAGGTTTGACTCCGAAAAATGCGAGGCACTCAAGCGCTTACTTGCTCTCATTGCTCAGGGTTGTGACGTTTCCAACTTCTTCCCTCAG GTTGTTAAGAATGTTGCATCGCAGACGTTGGAGGTGAAGAAGCTTGTATACTTGTACCTGTTGCATTATGCTGAAAA GCGTCCAAATGAAGCATTGCTGTCTATCAATTGTTTCCAGAAGGATTTGGTGGATACGAATCCTCTTGTGAGGGCGTGGGCAATGCGGACCATGGCAGGAATTCGTCTGCATGACATTGCACCTCTCGCTCTTGTGGCAGCGAGGAAATGTGCCAGGGACCCGTCAGTGTATGTCAGAAAATGTGCAGCCAATGCTCTTCCAAAGCTTCATGATTTGCGACTGGAAGAAAATGCCACGGCTATTAAAGAG ATTATTCTGATACTGTTGGGCGATTCCTCCCCTGGTGTCATTGGTGCTGCCGCTGCTGCATTTGCTTCTATCTGTCCAAATGATCTGACTTTGATTGGAAGAAATTATCGAAGGTTATGTGAGGTCTTACCTGATGTTGAGGAATGGGGTCAAATAATCTTAATCGGAGTTATTTTACGCTATGTCGTAGCAAGTATTGGGCTTGTTAGGGAATCTATTATGCATTCTCTGCAATCTGTAGGGAATTCTGGTTCAGAAAAGAATGGCTTTGCAAACAATTTCACATCAGCCAATGAAGAAAGTGAGATGAATGGATTTAATGATACGGCATTAACAAATATGATATCTAGATGTTATACTGAAGGACCAGATGAATATCTATCACGACTAAGTTATTCGAATGAAGTTTTCCCAAAATTGGATGATGGACATTTTGTGTCTAGTAAAGAGAATGATGATATCAGGATCTTATTGGAGTGTACGTCACCTTTGTTATGGAGCAACAACAGTGCAGTGGTTCTTGCTGCTGCCAGCGTACACTGGATTATGGCTCCAAGGGAGAACATAAAAAGAATTGTTAAACCATTAGTGTTTCTACTCAGATCATGTGATGCTACAAAATATGTG GTTCTCTGTAATATTCAAGTGTTTGCTAAGGCAATGCCTTCTCTCTTTGCTCCACACTATGAAGACTTCTTCATCTGCTCTTCGGATTCGTATCAAGTTAAAGCATTGAAGCTTGAGATACTATCATCCATTGCTACTGGTTCATTTATTTTACCAATCCTTGATGAGTTTCAG gATTACATTAGAAACCCAAACAGAAGGTTTGCAGCTGATACGGTTGCTGCAATTGGCTTATGTGCAGGGCGGCTCCCAAAAATAGCCAAAATGTGTTTGGATAGGCTATTGTCTTTAATTAAACAGG AAACTTCCACTTGTGACAATGGGGCCATGGATGGAGAGGCAGCTGTACTGATTCAGGCAATTGCATCCATCAAGTTAATTGTAAAGGAAGATCCAGCCAGCCATGAGAAG GTAATTATTCAGTTGATTCGTGGCTTGGATTCGGTCAAGATTCCTTCAGCCCGTGCCATGATTATTTGGATGGTAGGGGAGTATAGCACTTTGGGGGATATTATTCCAAGGATGTTGGTTATCGTGGCTAAGTATCTTGCAAGATCGTTTATTTCAGAAGCACTGGAAACGAAGCTTCAGATACTGAATACAATGGTTAAG GTCTTATTGCGAGCAAAAGAGGAAGATATGCGAACATGTAAAGTAATTTTAGGCTATATGCTCGAAGTGGGACAATGTGATTTAAATTATGACATTCGTGATCGTGCTTCCTTTATTCAGAAGCTCCTGTCATCCCATTTGGATATGGAAGTTCCTGAAGAGAGTCGATCCAAACCCAGAGATCGGTCATGGGAACTTGCAGATCGCATTTTTGGAGGACAACTAAAAGCAAAACAACCCGAACCTATCAATTATCGGTTTTATCTTCCGGGATCTCTTTCACAAATAGTTTTTCATGCAGCGCCAGGTTATGAACCTCTTCCAAAACCATGCACCTTGGATGAAGCTGCAAGTACGTCAAGAGATGGAGCACTTGAGAGTGATTCATATGAGACAGATAATACAGAGTCATCATCAGGATCCTTGGATGAGGATAGTGCTTCAGGTTATAATTCTCAGCATTCTTTCAGTGGTTCTAGTGGCAGGGATGAAAGTAATGGGGCAAATCATCCGCAGGAAAATGATGGTGCTGATCCTTTGATCGAACTTTCTGATCATGCCAATTCTCACAACATTCAGAATGGAGCCTCTCCCTCTGGTTCTTCAGAGTTGGATGAATTGATGTCAAAGAACGCCCTAGAATCATGGCTGAATGAACAGCCAAATTTAGCAACTGTAAGTACCTCAGAGAAGGCTGAAGTTCGAAGTTCCTCTGCTAGAATATCTATAGGTGATCTTGGGAAACATGTGACACGCAAAAGCTATCAACTCCTAGATTCTGCTAAAGGAGATGGCTTGAAGGTGGAATACTCATTTTCATCCCAGACTTCAAATATATCTCCTCTTCATGTTTGTATTGAAGCATCCTTCAAAAACTGTTCTACTGAGTCTATGACTGAAATTATGTTGACCCACGAGGAATCTGATGAAGTTGTAGATTCAAAAGACAAAGTTCGGGTCGGAAGTGAAAG TTTCCATGGAAAAAATTACATCTTTGGGACCTGA
- the LOC111808501 gene encoding AP3-complex subunit beta-A-like isoform X4: MDVYWKVKERGKCVLRLIILILLGDSSPGVIGAAAAAFASICPNDLTLIGRNYRRLCEVLPDVEEWGQIILIGVILRYVVASIGLVRESIMHSLQSVGNSGSEKNGFANNFTSANEESEMNGFNDTALTNMISRCYTEGPDEYLSRLSYSNEVFPKLDDGHFVSSKENDDIRILLECTSPLLWSNNSAVVLAAASVHWIMAPRENIKRIVKPLVFLLRSCDATKYVVLCNIQVFAKAMPSLFAPHYEDFFICSSDSYQVKALKLEILSSIATGSFILPILDEFQDYIRNPNRRFAADTVAAIGLCAGRLPKIAKMCLDRLLSLIKQETSTCDNGAMDGEAAVLIQAIASIKLIVKEDPASHEKVIIQLIRGLDSVKIPSARAMIIWMVGEYSTLGDIIPRMLVIVAKYLARSFISEALETKLQILNTMVKVLLRAKEEDMRTCKVILGYMLEVGQCDLNYDIRDRASFIQKLLSSHLDMEVPEESRSKPRDRSWELADRIFGGQLKAKQPEPINYRFYLPGSLSQIVFHAAPGYEPLPKPCTLDEAASTSRDGALESDSYETDNTESSSGSLDEDSASGYNSQHSFSGSSGRDESNGANHPQENDGADPLIELSDHANSHNIQNGASPSGSSELDELMSKNALESWLNEQPNLATVSTSEKAEVRSSSARISIGDLGKHVTRKSYQLLDSAKGDGLKVEYSFSSQTSNISPLHVCIEASFKNCSTESMTEIMLTHEESDEVVDSKDKVRVGSESSSTSINTVTTPVSMEKITSLGPDQTIKRILEAQFNHHLLPMKLNLYCNGKKHPVKLHPDIGYFVRPLTMDNEAFTAKESQLPGMFEYMRRCIFTDHLGKLNDEKSERPIEEDKFLRICKSLALKMLSNANVFLVSMELPVANFLDDATGLCLRFSAEILSNSFPCLVSLTVEGKCLEPLHVTVKVNCEETVFGLNLLNRIVKFLGNPSVPNNNQ; the protein is encoded by the exons ATGGATGTTTATTGGAAGGTCAAAGAGAGGGGGAAATGTGTATTACGTTTA ATTATTCTGATACTGTTGGGCGATTCCTCCCCTGGTGTCATTGGTGCTGCCGCTGCTGCATTTGCTTCTATCTGTCCAAATGATCTGACTTTGATTGGAAGAAATTATCGAAGGTTATGTGAGGTCTTACCTGATGTTGAGGAATGGGGTCAAATAATCTTAATCGGAGTTATTTTACGCTATGTCGTAGCAAGTATTGGGCTTGTTAGGGAATCTATTATGCATTCTCTGCAATCTGTAGGGAATTCTGGTTCAGAAAAGAATGGCTTTGCAAACAATTTCACATCAGCCAATGAAGAAAGTGAGATGAATGGATTTAATGATACGGCATTAACAAATATGATATCTAGATGTTATACTGAAGGACCAGATGAATATCTATCACGACTAAGTTATTCGAATGAAGTTTTCCCAAAATTGGATGATGGACATTTTGTGTCTAGTAAAGAGAATGATGATATCAGGATCTTATTGGAGTGTACGTCACCTTTGTTATGGAGCAACAACAGTGCAGTGGTTCTTGCTGCTGCCAGCGTACACTGGATTATGGCTCCAAGGGAGAACATAAAAAGAATTGTTAAACCATTAGTGTTTCTACTCAGATCATGTGATGCTACAAAATATGTG GTTCTCTGTAATATTCAAGTGTTTGCTAAGGCAATGCCTTCTCTCTTTGCTCCACACTATGAAGACTTCTTCATCTGCTCTTCGGATTCGTATCAAGTTAAAGCATTGAAGCTTGAGATACTATCATCCATTGCTACTGGTTCATTTATTTTACCAATCCTTGATGAGTTTCAG gATTACATTAGAAACCCAAACAGAAGGTTTGCAGCTGATACGGTTGCTGCAATTGGCTTATGTGCAGGGCGGCTCCCAAAAATAGCCAAAATGTGTTTGGATAGGCTATTGTCTTTAATTAAACAGG AAACTTCCACTTGTGACAATGGGGCCATGGATGGAGAGGCAGCTGTACTGATTCAGGCAATTGCATCCATCAAGTTAATTGTAAAGGAAGATCCAGCCAGCCATGAGAAG GTAATTATTCAGTTGATTCGTGGCTTGGATTCGGTCAAGATTCCTTCAGCCCGTGCCATGATTATTTGGATGGTAGGGGAGTATAGCACTTTGGGGGATATTATTCCAAGGATGTTGGTTATCGTGGCTAAGTATCTTGCAAGATCGTTTATTTCAGAAGCACTGGAAACGAAGCTTCAGATACTGAATACAATGGTTAAG GTCTTATTGCGAGCAAAAGAGGAAGATATGCGAACATGTAAAGTAATTTTAGGCTATATGCTCGAAGTGGGACAATGTGATTTAAATTATGACATTCGTGATCGTGCTTCCTTTATTCAGAAGCTCCTGTCATCCCATTTGGATATGGAAGTTCCTGAAGAGAGTCGATCCAAACCCAGAGATCGGTCATGGGAACTTGCAGATCGCATTTTTGGAGGACAACTAAAAGCAAAACAACCCGAACCTATCAATTATCGGTTTTATCTTCCGGGATCTCTTTCACAAATAGTTTTTCATGCAGCGCCAGGTTATGAACCTCTTCCAAAACCATGCACCTTGGATGAAGCTGCAAGTACGTCAAGAGATGGAGCACTTGAGAGTGATTCATATGAGACAGATAATACAGAGTCATCATCAGGATCCTTGGATGAGGATAGTGCTTCAGGTTATAATTCTCAGCATTCTTTCAGTGGTTCTAGTGGCAGGGATGAAAGTAATGGGGCAAATCATCCGCAGGAAAATGATGGTGCTGATCCTTTGATCGAACTTTCTGATCATGCCAATTCTCACAACATTCAGAATGGAGCCTCTCCCTCTGGTTCTTCAGAGTTGGATGAATTGATGTCAAAGAACGCCCTAGAATCATGGCTGAATGAACAGCCAAATTTAGCAACTGTAAGTACCTCAGAGAAGGCTGAAGTTCGAAGTTCCTCTGCTAGAATATCTATAGGTGATCTTGGGAAACATGTGACACGCAAAAGCTATCAACTCCTAGATTCTGCTAAAGGAGATGGCTTGAAGGTGGAATACTCATTTTCATCCCAGACTTCAAATATATCTCCTCTTCATGTTTGTATTGAAGCATCCTTCAAAAACTGTTCTACTGAGTCTATGACTGAAATTATGTTGACCCACGAGGAATCTGATGAAGTTGTAGATTCAAAAGACAAAGTTCGGGTCGGAAGTGAAAG CTCCTCTACATCTATTAACACTGTGACGACCCCAGTTTCCATGGAAAAAATTACATCTTTGGGACCTGATCAGACTATCAAGAGAATTCTTGAGGCTCAATTCAATCACCACCTCTTGCCTATGAAGTTAAATTTGTACTGTAATGGCAAGAAGCATCCTGTTAAGCTGCACCCTGACATTGGATATTTTGTGAGACCACTTACGATGGACAATGAAGCCTTCACAGCTAAGGAGTCTCAGCTACCAGGAATGTTTGAGTACATGAGGAG ATGCATATTCACTGACCACCTTGGGAAGCTTAACGATGAAAAGAGCGAGAGACCAATAGAAGAAGATAAATTTCTTCGCATATGCAAGAGCTTGGCATTGAAGATGCTCAGCAATGCAAACGTTTTCCTAGTATCCATGGAACTCCCAGTTGCTAACTTTCTCGACGACGCAACCGGTTTGTGCCTACGGTTCAGCGCCGAGATTCTGAGCAACTCATTCCCGTGCTTGGTTTCGCTGACTGTTGAAGGAAAATGCTTAGAACCCCTACATGTAACTGTGAAAGTAAACTGTGAAGAAACTGTATTTGGGTTGAATTTGTTGAACAGGATAGTGAAATTCTTAGGCAACCCCTCTGTCCCCAACAACAACCAGTAA